The Papaver somniferum cultivar HN1 chromosome 3, ASM357369v1, whole genome shotgun sequence genome includes a region encoding these proteins:
- the LOC113361053 gene encoding B3 domain-containing protein Os01g0723500-like, whose protein sequence is MVKKTRKTTSSKSSSSVTRRVPEFFKIFFSPRSFHKMKVPIEFLEQLTCEIPEIFSLRGQSGKVWSVRLLEMGDGYYFENGWQDFVIDNFMSDQDICVFKYVNDFRLQVQIFEQNGCEKESAFEANCSQASSPRRWRKKAAKNQDERLGGRLMSRRRDITVEEENMAWNAALGFVSRNPYTVITMRNSHVYTGYCLPLPRSFCNEHLPDRSQDMTLRDPRREVWDSNHKTDLKLPNLGEQHHLHFAC, encoded by the exons ATGGTGAAGAAGACGAGAAAAACAACAAGTTCCAAGTCATCTTCATCAGTAACTAGAAGAGTTCCTGAGTTCTTCAAGATCTTTTTCTCCCCTCGAAGCTTCCACAAAATG AAAGTCCCTATAGAGTTCTTGGAACAATTAACATGTGAAATTCCTGAAATATTTTCATTACGTGGTCAAAGTGGAAAAGTTTGGAGTGTACGCTTACTTGAGATGGGTGATGGCTATTACTTTGAAAACGGATGGCAAGACTTTGTGATTGATAACTTCATGAGCGATCAAGACATTTGTGTTTTTAAATATGTTAATGATTTTCGGTTACAAGTGCAAATATTTGAGCAAAATGGATGTGAAAAAGAATCTGCTTTTGAAGCCAATTGCAGTCAAGCATCTTCTCCAAGACGCTGGCGGAAAAAGGCAGCGAAGAATCAAG ATGAAAGACTAGGAGGACGTTTAATGTCACGAAGACGTGACATCACAgtggaagaagaaaatatggCATGGAATGCAGCACTTGGGTTTGTCTCTAGAAATCCCTATACAGTGATCACTATGCGAAATTCCCATGTTTATACTGGATACTGTCTG CCATTGCCACGCTCATTCTGCAATGAGCATCTTCCTGATCGCAGTCAAGATATGACTTTGAGGGATCCTCGTAGAGAAGTGTGGGACTCCAATCATAAGACTGATCTGAAACTTCCTAATCTAGGGGAGCAGCATCATCTACACTTTGCTTGCTAA